Proteins encoded in a region of the Pseudomonas sp. GOM7 genome:
- a CDS encoding enolase C-terminal domain-like protein encodes MYEASRHSTPQIVDMQVIPVAGHDSMLLNLCGAHAPYFTRNLVLLKDSAGNTGCGEVPGGEGIRQALERCRERVIGQPLGRYNSILNSLRQAIAGPAKGPQTTRHQVTSEAEARVLKQPHEINLRLDNVITAIEAALLDLLGQHLGVPACELLGSGQQRDSVPMLAYLFYIGDRQRTDLPYLAGKGSADDWYHLRHQAAMAPEAIARLAEAAHARYGFNDFKLKGGVMRGAEEMDAIRAIKACFPEARVTLDPNGAWSLDEAIALCQGQGHVLAYAEDPCGPENGYSGREVMAEFKRATGIPTATNMVATDWRQMGHSLRLEAVDIPLADPHFWTMQGAVRLGQVCEEFGLTWGSHSNNHFDISLAMFTHAAAAVPGRVTAIDTHWIWQEGTERLTREPLQIIGGQVRVTDKPGLGIEPDMERIMAAHELYKKVANGARDDAMAMQYLVPGWQYHPKRPSLGRD; translated from the coding sequence ATGTACGAAGCCTCCCGCCACAGCACGCCACAGATCGTCGACATGCAGGTCATCCCGGTCGCCGGCCATGACAGCATGCTGCTCAATCTGTGTGGCGCCCATGCCCCCTACTTCACCCGCAATCTGGTACTGCTCAAGGACAGCGCCGGTAACACGGGTTGCGGTGAAGTGCCAGGTGGTGAAGGTATTCGTCAGGCACTGGAGCGCTGCCGCGAACGGGTGATCGGCCAGCCGCTCGGCCGCTACAACAGCATTCTCAACAGCCTGCGCCAGGCCATCGCCGGGCCGGCCAAGGGGCCGCAGACCACCCGGCACCAGGTCACCTCGGAAGCCGAAGCACGCGTGCTCAAGCAACCGCACGAGATCAACCTGCGCCTGGATAACGTGATCACTGCTATCGAAGCCGCGCTGCTCGATCTGCTCGGCCAGCACCTGGGCGTACCTGCCTGCGAACTGCTTGGCAGCGGCCAGCAACGCGATAGCGTTCCGATGCTCGCCTACCTCTTCTATATAGGTGATCGTCAGCGTACCGACCTGCCCTACCTCGCCGGCAAAGGCTCGGCGGATGACTGGTACCACCTGCGCCACCAGGCTGCGATGGCCCCGGAAGCCATCGCCCGCCTGGCCGAAGCGGCGCATGCGCGCTATGGCTTCAACGACTTCAAGCTCAAGGGCGGGGTGATGCGCGGCGCCGAGGAAATGGACGCGATCCGCGCGATCAAGGCGTGCTTCCCGGAGGCTCGCGTCACCCTCGACCCCAATGGCGCCTGGTCACTGGATGAAGCCATCGCCCTGTGTCAGGGACAAGGCCATGTGCTGGCCTACGCCGAGGATCCCTGCGGCCCGGAGAACGGCTACTCGGGCCGCGAGGTGATGGCCGAGTTCAAGCGCGCCACCGGCATCCCCACCGCCACCAACATGGTCGCCACCGACTGGCGGCAGATGGGCCACTCGCTGCGCCTGGAAGCTGTCGACATCCCCCTGGCCGACCCGCACTTCTGGACCATGCAGGGTGCAGTACGCCTCGGCCAGGTGTGCGAAGAATTCGGCCTGACCTGGGGTTCGCACTCCAACAACCACTTCGACATTTCCCTGGCCATGTTCACCCATGCCGCCGCAGCCGTGCCGGGTCGCGTCACCGCCATCGACACCCACTGGATCTGGCAGGAAGGCACCGAGCGCCTGACCCGCGAGCCGCTGCAGATCATCGGCGGCCAGGTGCGGGTAACCGACAAGCCCGGCCTCGGCATCGAGCCGGACATGGAGCGGATCATGGCCGCTCACGAGCTTTACAAGAAGGTGGCCAACGGCGCGCGTGACGACGCCATGGCCATGCAATACCTGGTTCCGGGTTGGCAATACCACCCGAAACGTCCCAGCCTCGGTCGCGACTGA
- the kdgD gene encoding 5-dehydro-4-deoxyglucarate dehydratase: MNPQELKSILSSGLLSFPVTDFDAAGNFNQAGYVRRLEWLAPYGASALFAAGGTGEFFSLAPDEYSAVIKTAVDTCEKSVPILAGVGGPTRVAIQMAQEAERLGAKGLLLLPHYLTEASQDGVAAHVEQVCKSVKIGVVVYNRNVCRLNASLLEQVAERCPNLIGYKDGLGDIELMVSIRRRLGERLTYLGGLPTAEVYAAAYKALGVPVYSSAVFNFIPKTAMAFYKAISADDHATVGKLIDDFFLPYLDIRNRKAGYAVSIVKAGAKIVGYDAGPVRAPLTDLLPDEYEALAKLIEAQGAQ; the protein is encoded by the coding sequence ATGAATCCACAAGAACTCAAGTCCATCCTCTCTTCCGGTCTGCTGTCTTTCCCGGTGACCGACTTCGATGCTGCCGGTAATTTCAACCAGGCTGGCTATGTCCGCCGCCTCGAGTGGCTGGCACCTTACGGCGCCTCCGCCCTGTTCGCAGCCGGCGGTACGGGCGAGTTCTTCTCCCTGGCGCCGGACGAATACAGCGCCGTGATCAAGACCGCCGTGGACACCTGCGAGAAGTCCGTGCCCATCCTGGCTGGCGTTGGTGGCCCGACCCGCGTGGCCATCCAGATGGCGCAGGAAGCCGAGCGCCTGGGCGCCAAGGGCCTGCTGCTGCTGCCGCATTACCTGACCGAAGCCTCGCAGGACGGCGTTGCCGCGCATGTCGAGCAGGTGTGCAAATCGGTGAAGATCGGTGTGGTGGTCTACAACCGCAATGTTTGCCGTCTCAACGCCAGCCTGCTGGAGCAGGTCGCCGAGCGTTGCCCGAACCTGATCGGCTACAAGGACGGCCTGGGCGATATCGAGCTGATGGTGTCGATCCGTCGTCGTCTGGGTGAGCGCCTGACCTACCTCGGTGGCCTGCCGACTGCCGAAGTTTACGCCGCGGCCTACAAGGCTTTGGGTGTACCGGTATATTCCTCGGCCGTGTTCAACTTCATCCCGAAAACCGCCATGGCCTTCTACAAGGCCATCTCCGCCGACGATCACGCCACCGTTGGCAAACTGATCGACGATTTCTTCCTGCCGTACCTGGACATCCGTAACCGCAAGGCCGGTTATGCGGTGAGCATCGTCAAGGCCGGTGCCAAGATCGTCGGTTACGATGCCGGCCCGGTACGTGCACCGCTGACCGATCTGCTGCCGGACGAGTACGAAGCCCTGGCCAAGCTGATCGAAGCGCAAGGCGCGCAGTAA
- the gudD gene encoding glucarate dehydratase encodes MNSQTPAAVGTPLITELQVVPVAGQDSMLLNLSGAHGPYFTRNILILKDSAGHVGVGEVPGGEGIRKTLEDARSILVGQPVGNYNALLNQVRRAFADRDSGGRGLQTFDLRITIHAVTALESALLDLLGQHLGVPVAALLGEGQQRDAVEMLGYLFFIADKDKTDLGYRDERDADDAWERVRNQTALTPEAIVRQAEAAHARYGFNDFKLKGGVLHGEAEVEAIRALAARFPNARVTLDPNGGWSLDQAIALCRDLHGVLAYAEDPCGAENGYSGREVMAEFRRATGLPTATNMIATDWRQMGHTISLQSVDIPLADPHFWTMAGSVRVAQMCNDWGLTWGSHSNNHFDISLAMFTHVAAAAPGRVTAIDTHWIWQDGQYLTRNPLRIEGGLVQVPKTPGLGVELDWDALAKAHELYRAKGLGARDDAVAMQYLIPGWTFNNKKPCLVR; translated from the coding sequence ATGAATTCACAGACCCCTGCCGCTGTCGGTACTCCGCTGATCACCGAGCTGCAAGTCGTACCGGTCGCCGGCCAGGACAGCATGCTGCTCAACCTGAGCGGTGCCCACGGCCCTTACTTCACTCGCAACATCCTCATTCTCAAGGACAGCGCCGGCCACGTCGGTGTCGGCGAAGTCCCCGGCGGCGAGGGCATTCGCAAGACCCTCGAAGACGCCCGCTCGATCCTCGTCGGCCAGCCGGTCGGCAACTACAACGCATTGCTCAATCAGGTGCGCCGCGCCTTCGCTGATCGCGATTCCGGCGGCCGTGGTCTGCAGACCTTCGACCTGCGCATCACCATCCATGCCGTCACCGCCCTGGAGTCGGCGTTGCTCGACCTGCTCGGCCAGCACCTCGGTGTGCCGGTCGCCGCGCTGCTTGGCGAAGGCCAGCAACGCGACGCGGTGGAGATGCTCGGCTATCTGTTCTTCATCGCCGACAAGGACAAGACCGATCTCGGCTACCGCGATGAGCGCGACGCCGACGACGCCTGGGAGCGCGTGCGCAACCAGACCGCGCTGACTCCCGAGGCCATCGTCCGTCAGGCCGAGGCCGCCCATGCCCGTTATGGCTTCAACGACTTCAAGCTCAAGGGCGGCGTGCTGCATGGCGAGGCCGAAGTCGAGGCGATCCGTGCCCTGGCCGCGCGCTTCCCGAATGCTCGTGTGACGCTCGACCCCAATGGTGGCTGGTCGCTGGATCAGGCCATTGCCCTGTGCCGTGACCTGCATGGCGTGCTGGCCTATGCCGAAGACCCCTGCGGCGCCGAGAACGGTTACTCAGGTCGCGAGGTGATGGCCGAGTTCCGCCGTGCCACCGGTCTGCCCACCGCGACCAACATGATCGCTACCGATTGGCGGCAGATGGGCCACACCATCTCCCTGCAATCGGTGGACATCCCGCTGGCCGACCCGCATTTCTGGACCATGGCCGGTTCCGTGCGGGTGGCGCAGATGTGCAACGACTGGGGCCTGACCTGGGGCTCGCACTCGAACAACCACTTCGACATTTCCCTGGCCATGTTCACTCACGTCGCCGCCGCCGCGCCGGGGCGTGTGACCGCCATCGACACCCACTGGATCTGGCAGGACGGCCAGTACCTGACGCGCAACCCGCTGCGCATTGAAGGTGGTCTGGTGCAGGTGCCGAAAACCCCAGGCTTGGGCGTCGAGCTGGACTGGGATGCGCTGGCCAAGGCGCACGAGCTGTACCGGGCCAAGGGCCTGGGCGCGCGCGACGACGCGGTGGCCATGCAGTACCTGATTCCGGGCTGGACCTTCAATAACAAGAAGCCCTGCCTGGTACGCTGA
- a CDS encoding MFS transporter: MPAAKPGHVRYSILLMLFLVTTITFADRSSLSVAGSAMQAGLGIDAVTLGYIFSAFGWAYVIGQIPGGWLFDRFGTKPVYTLALFIWSALTLLQGFVGWLPTTWVVTSMFLLRLLVGFASAPCFPGNARIIASWFPTAERATATAISSSAQYAATALFAPLMGWVVQVMGWQSVFIVLGCLGLVLSFVWLQQLHGPRAHPRIEVAELHYLDQGGALIDLEGQRGSAGGSQWRYLGLLLRQRTMIGIYLGQYCNNAITYFFLTWFPVYLVQARGMSILGAGFAAALPAISGCVGGVLGGLLSDGMLRRGHSLTLARKLPMVLGLMLSSAVLLCIFVESDTAVVALMALAFFGKGLGSLGWTLVADTSPRQILGLSGGLFNTFGNLAAITTPIVIGYLVSHTGSFDGALVYVGLNALLAVVSFGLIVGRIHRVELDATSGSAS, translated from the coding sequence ATGCCAGCCGCCAAACCCGGTCATGTGCGCTACAGCATCCTGCTGATGCTGTTTCTGGTCACCACCATCACCTTCGCCGATCGCTCCAGTCTGTCGGTCGCCGGTTCGGCGATGCAGGCCGGTTTGGGCATCGACGCGGTGACCCTCGGCTATATCTTCTCGGCGTTCGGCTGGGCCTACGTGATCGGGCAGATTCCCGGCGGTTGGCTGTTCGACCGTTTTGGCACCAAGCCGGTGTATACCCTGGCGCTGTTTATCTGGTCGGCGTTGACCCTGCTGCAGGGCTTCGTCGGTTGGCTGCCGACCACCTGGGTGGTGACCTCGATGTTCCTGCTGCGGCTGCTGGTGGGCTTTGCCAGTGCGCCGTGCTTTCCCGGCAATGCGCGCATCATCGCCTCCTGGTTTCCCACCGCCGAGCGCGCCACCGCCACGGCCATCTCCAGCTCGGCGCAGTACGCCGCCACGGCATTGTTTGCGCCGTTGATGGGCTGGGTGGTGCAGGTGATGGGCTGGCAGTCGGTATTTATCGTGCTCGGCTGCCTGGGGCTGGTGTTGTCGTTCGTCTGGCTGCAGCAACTGCATGGGCCACGTGCGCACCCGCGGATCGAGGTGGCCGAGTTGCACTATCTCGATCAGGGCGGCGCGCTGATCGATCTGGAAGGGCAGCGCGGCAGCGCCGGCGGCTCGCAGTGGCGATACCTGGGCCTGCTGCTGCGCCAGCGCACGATGATCGGCATTTACCTTGGCCAGTACTGCAACAACGCCATTACCTACTTCTTTCTCACCTGGTTTCCGGTCTACCTGGTGCAGGCGCGCGGTATGAGTATTCTCGGGGCCGGTTTTGCCGCCGCCTTGCCGGCCATCAGCGGTTGCGTCGGTGGTGTGCTCGGCGGGCTGCTGTCCGATGGCATGCTGCGCCGTGGCCACTCGCTGACCCTGGCGCGCAAGCTGCCGATGGTGCTCGGCCTGATGCTGTCGAGCGCCGTGTTGCTGTGCATTTTCGTCGAGAGCGACACGGCCGTGGTGGCGCTGATGGCCCTGGCTTTCTTCGGCAAGGGCCTCGGTTCGCTGGGCTGGACGCTGGTGGCCGACACCTCGCCACGGCAGATACTTGGCCTGTCCGGCGGGCTGTTCAACACCTTTGGCAACCTGGCGGCGATCACCACCCCCATCGTCATCGGCTACCTGGTCAGTCATACCGGTTCTTTTGATGGGGCATTGGTCTATGTCGGCCTCAATGCCCTGCTGGCGGTCGTCAGCTTCGGCCTGATCGTCGGCCGTATTCACAGGGTCGAGCTGGACGCCACGTCCGGCTCGGCATCCTGA
- the garD gene encoding galactarate dehydratase: MQLIPHQDSPRYIRLHPTDNVGVVVNDQGVAAGGQFDDGLTAIEGIPQSHKVALVDIAEGQEVVRYGEVIGYALKSIDAGSWVTEQVLRMPEPPVLDNLPKATIKTAPGEPLEGYSFEGFRNPDGSVGTRNILGVTTTVQCVVGVLDHVVERVRKEVLPRYPNVDDVVALSHSYGCGVAINAPDAVVPIRTLYNISRNPNLGGQALVISLGCEKLQANQLMDGDALTNGMDEEDWLFRLQDSGTGFTGMVEQIMGMIEERLKVLDLRRRETVPASELVVGMQCGGSDAFSGITANPALGVAADLLVRAGATVMFSENTEVRDGIHLLTPRAASVEVADALIREMDWYDRYLARGMADRSANTTPGNKKGGLNNIVEKAMGSIAKSGNGTIAGVVAPGERIRGKGLWFCATPASDFICGTLQLAAGMNLHIFTTGRGTPYGLAMVPVIKVATRSQLAERWPDLIDVDAGQILSGRMSLEEMGWHIFQLYLDVASGRKQTCAERLRLHNDLVLFNPAPVT, encoded by the coding sequence ATGCAGTTGATTCCCCATCAGGATTCGCCCCGCTATATCCGCCTGCACCCAACCGACAACGTTGGTGTGGTGGTCAATGACCAGGGCGTTGCCGCAGGCGGTCAGTTCGACGATGGTCTGACGGCTATCGAAGGCATTCCACAGAGCCACAAGGTGGCGCTGGTGGATATCGCCGAAGGGCAAGAAGTAGTGCGCTATGGCGAGGTCATCGGCTATGCGCTCAAATCCATCGACGCCGGCAGCTGGGTCACCGAGCAGGTGCTGCGCATGCCCGAGCCGCCGGTTCTGGACAACCTGCCCAAGGCGACCATCAAGACCGCACCCGGCGAGCCACTGGAGGGCTACAGCTTCGAGGGCTTCCGCAACCCGGACGGCAGCGTCGGCACCCGTAACATCCTTGGCGTGACCACCACCGTGCAGTGCGTGGTCGGCGTGCTCGATCATGTGGTCGAGCGCGTGCGCAAGGAAGTCCTGCCCAGATACCCCAATGTCGATGATGTGGTGGCGCTGTCGCACAGCTACGGTTGCGGCGTGGCGATCAACGCACCGGACGCCGTGGTGCCGATCCGCACCTTGTACAACATCAGCCGCAACCCCAATCTGGGTGGCCAGGCACTGGTGATCAGCCTCGGCTGCGAGAAGCTGCAGGCCAACCAGTTGATGGATGGCGACGCACTTACCAATGGCATGGATGAAGAGGACTGGCTGTTCCGCCTGCAGGACTCCGGCACTGGCTTCACCGGCATGGTCGAGCAGATCATGGGCATGATCGAGGAGCGCCTGAAGGTGCTCGATCTGCGTCGTCGCGAGACCGTGCCGGCGTCTGAGCTGGTGGTTGGTATGCAGTGCGGCGGTAGCGATGCCTTCTCCGGCATCACCGCCAACCCGGCCCTCGGTGTGGCCGCCGACCTGCTGGTGCGCGCTGGCGCCACCGTGATGTTCTCCGAGAACACCGAGGTGCGTGACGGCATTCACCTGCTCACGCCGCGTGCCGCCAGTGTCGAAGTGGCCGATGCGCTGATCCGCGAGATGGACTGGTACGACCGCTACCTGGCGCGCGGCATGGCTGACCGCAGTGCCAACACCACGCCGGGCAACAAGAAGGGCGGGCTGAACAACATCGTCGAGAAGGCCATGGGCTCCATCGCCAAGTCCGGCAACGGCACCATCGCCGGAGTGGTCGCGCCGGGCGAGCGCATCCGTGGCAAGGGCCTGTGGTTTTGCGCCACGCCGGCCAGCGACTTCATCTGCGGCACCCTGCAACTGGCGGCGGGCATGAACCTGCACATCTTCACCACCGGGCGTGGCACACCCTATGGCCTGGCCATGGTGCCGGTGATCAAGGTGGCCACGCGCAGTCAACTGGCCGAGCGCTGGCCGGATCTGATCGACGTCGACGCCGGTCAGATCCTCTCCGGGCGCATGAGCCTGGAAGAAATGGGCTGGCATATCTTCCAGCTCTATCTGGACGTGGCCAGCGGTCGTAAGCAGACCTGCGCCGAACGGCTGCGTCTGCATAACGATCTGGTGCTGTTCAACCCGGCGCCGGTGACCTGA
- a CDS encoding FAD-binding oxidoreductase, whose translation MSGLPDDLLQALREAVGEAGLITDAERMQSYLSDWRGAYRGQAAAVLRPASTEEVAAVVRLCVKAGVALVPQGGNTGLCGGSIPDDSGAQVVLSLTRMKRIRTVDVANATITVEAGVILQQLQEAAAEVGRLFPLSLGAEGSCTVGGNLATNAGGTAVLRYGNMRDLTLGLEVVLPDGRIWDGLRGLRKDNTGYDLKHLFIGSEGTLGIITAAVLKLFPAVRSLTTAWVALPSPQAAVELIGQMRGLCGDRLTGFELMSRQSVEFVLRHVAGVSDPFAEAHPWYVLIELSDTQPNALLNELLEQGLGAAFEQGVVLDAVVAASDAQVRALWALREGISEAQNHEGPSLKHDISVPVSRIPDFIARTDRALQQAFPGVRIVAYGHVGDGNLHYNISKPIGAEDAAFKAQAEAIMRVIYDSTLEDAGSISAEHGLGQSKRMAAQHYKAPLELELMTRIKQVLDPAGLMNPGKLL comes from the coding sequence ATGAGTGGCCTGCCGGATGATCTGCTCCAGGCGCTGCGCGAGGCGGTCGGCGAGGCTGGCCTGATCACTGACGCCGAGCGCATGCAGAGCTACCTGAGCGACTGGCGCGGCGCCTACCGTGGCCAGGCGGCTGCCGTGCTGCGCCCGGCCTCGACCGAGGAGGTTGCCGCCGTGGTGCGCCTGTGTGTAAAGGCCGGCGTCGCCCTGGTGCCACAAGGCGGCAATACCGGCCTGTGTGGCGGCTCGATTCCGGACGACTCCGGAGCGCAGGTCGTGCTGTCGCTGACGCGCATGAAGCGCATCCGCACAGTGGACGTGGCCAACGCCACCATCACCGTCGAGGCCGGGGTGATCCTGCAGCAACTGCAGGAGGCCGCCGCCGAAGTCGGCCGGCTGTTCCCGCTGTCGCTGGGCGCCGAGGGCAGTTGCACGGTCGGTGGCAACCTGGCGACCAATGCCGGCGGTACCGCGGTGCTGCGCTACGGCAATATGCGCGACCTGACCCTGGGTCTGGAAGTGGTGCTGCCCGATGGGCGCATCTGGGACGGCCTGCGCGGGTTGCGCAAGGACAATACCGGCTACGATCTCAAGCACCTGTTCATCGGCAGCGAGGGAACCCTGGGTATCATCACCGCCGCCGTGCTCAAGTTGTTCCCCGCCGTGCGCAGCCTGACCACCGCCTGGGTGGCGCTGCCCAGCCCGCAGGCAGCCGTCGAGTTGATCGGGCAGATGCGCGGGCTGTGTGGTGATCGCCTGACCGGCTTCGAGCTGATGTCGCGGCAAAGCGTCGAGTTCGTCCTGCGTCATGTCGCCGGTGTCAGCGACCCTTTTGCCGAAGCGCATCCCTGGTACGTGCTGATCGAACTGAGTGACACCCAGCCCAACGCGCTCTTGAACGAACTGCTCGAACAGGGCCTCGGCGCCGCCTTCGAGCAAGGCGTGGTGCTGGATGCCGTGGTTGCCGCCAGCGACGCCCAGGTGCGCGCGTTGTGGGCGCTGCGCGAGGGCATCTCGGAGGCGCAGAACCATGAAGGGCCGAGCCTCAAGCACGACATCAGCGTGCCGGTCAGCCGTATTCCCGACTTTATCGCGCGTACCGACCGGGCGCTGCAGCAGGCGTTTCCCGGTGTGCGCATCGTGGCCTACGGGCACGTCGGCGACGGCAACCTGCATTACAACATCAGCAAGCCAATCGGCGCCGAGGATGCCGCGTTCAAGGCGCAGGCCGAAGCGATCATGCGGGTGATCTACGACTCGACCCTGGAAGATGCCGGTAGCATTAGCGCCGAACATGGTTTGGGCCAATCCAAGCGCATGGCTGCGCAGCACTACAAGGCGCCGCTGGAGCTGGAGTTGATGACCCGCATCAAGCAGGTGCTGGATCCGGCCGGGCTGATGAATCCGGGCAAATTATTGTGA
- a CDS encoding 2-hydroxyacid dehydrogenase, whose translation MSKPKVLQIGPLSERFNRELAEEYEVSALWQQVEPLAFLREQGEQFIYMVSSARFGCTADQLALLPNLRAICSFGVGYDPYPLELLRDRGIVLSTTPDVLNDCVADLAMGLMIDSARRLSEADRFVRSGAWNSTTGFPLARRVSGKRLGIVGLGRIGEAVALRASGFSMPVRYHNRRAVEGSPYQHEPDLLALARWADFLVLTCPGGKATHHLINGEVLEALGPDGFLINVARGSVVDEAALITALQQKVIAGAGLDVFEREPQVPTALRELDNVVLLPHVGSASVETRQQMADLVLDNLRAFIATGKLLTPL comes from the coding sequence ATGAGCAAACCCAAGGTGCTGCAGATCGGCCCGCTGAGCGAGCGTTTCAACCGCGAGCTGGCCGAGGAATACGAGGTCAGTGCACTGTGGCAGCAGGTCGAGCCGCTGGCGTTCCTGCGCGAGCAGGGCGAGCAGTTCATTTACATGGTGTCCTCGGCACGTTTCGGCTGCACGGCTGACCAGCTTGCGCTGCTGCCGAATCTGCGCGCCATCTGCAGTTTCGGCGTCGGCTACGACCCCTATCCGCTGGAGCTGCTGCGTGATCGCGGCATCGTCCTCAGCACCACGCCGGACGTGCTCAATGATTGCGTGGCGGACCTGGCCATGGGCCTGATGATCGACAGCGCTCGGCGTCTGTCCGAGGCTGATCGATTCGTGCGTAGTGGCGCCTGGAACAGCACCACGGGTTTCCCGCTGGCGCGTCGGGTCAGCGGCAAGCGCCTGGGTATCGTCGGCCTCGGCCGCATTGGCGAGGCGGTGGCCCTGCGCGCCTCGGGTTTCTCCATGCCGGTGCGTTACCACAATCGCCGTGCGGTCGAAGGCAGCCCTTACCAGCATGAGCCGGATCTGCTGGCGCTGGCGCGCTGGGCGGATTTCCTCGTGCTGACCTGCCCGGGCGGCAAGGCCACCCATCATCTGATCAACGGCGAGGTGCTCGAAGCGCTGGGGCCTGATGGTTTTCTGATCAATGTGGCACGTGGCTCGGTGGTCGATGAGGCCGCACTGATCACGGCGTTGCAGCAGAAGGTGATCGCTGGCGCCGGGCTGGACGTTTTCGAGCGTGAACCCCAGGTGCCGACGGCGCTGCGCGAACTGGACAACGTGGTGCTGTTGCCGCACGTCGGCAGCGCCAGTGTCGAGACGCGCCAGCAGATGGCGGATCTGGTGCTGGACAACCTGCGCGCTTTCATCGCCACCGGCAAGCTGCTGACGCCGCTCTGA
- a CDS encoding ABC transporter ATP-binding protein, with translation MQSVISIQQLNKVYASGHPALQGIDLDIRQGEIFALLGPNGAGKTTLISIICGIVNPGEGKVLVGGKDIVHDYRAARSQIGLVPQELVSDVFETVWATVKFSRGLFGKKPDTAYLEQLLKDLSLWDKRNAKIMELSGGMKRRVMIAKALSHEPQILFLDEPTAGVDVELRRDMWNMVRRLRERGVTIILTTHYIEEAEEMADRIGVISKGRIILVEDKQVLMHKLGKKQLTLQLQQPLSCVPAELAHYGLELADQGHALVFTFDAQHENTGIAELLRDLAQHGIDFKDLQSSQSSLEEIFVSLLKESRA, from the coding sequence GTGCAGTCGGTCATTTCCATTCAGCAATTGAACAAGGTCTATGCGTCCGGGCATCCGGCGCTGCAGGGCATCGACCTGGACATTCGCCAGGGCGAGATCTTCGCCTTGCTGGGCCCCAATGGCGCCGGCAAGACCACCCTCATCAGCATCATCTGCGGCATCGTCAATCCGGGCGAAGGCAAGGTGCTGGTCGGCGGCAAGGACATCGTCCACGACTACCGCGCGGCCCGCTCGCAGATTGGCCTGGTGCCGCAGGAGCTGGTCAGTGACGTGTTCGAGACGGTCTGGGCCACGGTCAAGTTCAGCCGCGGCCTGTTCGGCAAGAAGCCCGATACGGCTTATCTGGAGCAACTGCTCAAGGATCTGTCGCTGTGGGACAAGCGCAATGCCAAGATCATGGAGCTGTCCGGCGGCATGAAGCGCCGGGTGATGATCGCCAAGGCGCTCTCCCATGAGCCGCAGATTCTCTTTCTCGACGAACCCACCGCAGGCGTTGACGTCGAGCTGCGCCGCGATATGTGGAACATGGTGCGGCGCCTGCGCGAGCGGGGCGTAACCATCATCCTGACCACCCACTACATCGAAGAGGCCGAGGAAATGGCCGATCGCATCGGGGTGATCAGCAAGGGCCGCATCATCCTGGTAGAGGACAAGCAGGTGCTGATGCACAAGCTGGGCAAGAAGCAACTGACGCTGCAGTTGCAGCAGCCGCTGTCCTGCGTGCCGGCCGAGCTGGCGCACTATGGTCTGGAACTGGCCGATCAGGGCCATGCCCTGGTGTTCACCTTCGATGCCCAGCACGAGAACACCGGTATCGCCGAACTGCTGCGTGATCTGGCCCAGCACGGCATCGACTTCAAGGACCTGCAGTCGAGCCAGAGTTCGCTGGAAGAGATTTTCGTATCCCTGCTCAAGGAGTCGCGCGCATGA
- a CDS encoding ABC transporter permease, which translates to MNLYAIKAIYLFELARTWRTLLQSIATPVISTSLYFVVFGSAIGSSMTQVQGVSYGAFIIPGLIMLALLTESISNASFGIYMPKYSGSIYEILSAPVSYLEILIGYVGAAATKSVILGIIILLTARLFVDFEIQHPLWMAAFLVLTALTFSLFGFIIGVWADGWEKLQIVPALIVTPLTFLGGAFYSISMLPPAWQTVTLFNPVVYLISAFRWSFYGVSDVNVGVSLAMVLGFLALCILLVGWIFKTGYRLKS; encoded by the coding sequence ATGAACCTGTATGCCATCAAGGCCATCTACCTGTTCGAGCTGGCACGTACCTGGCGCACCCTGCTGCAGAGCATCGCCACCCCGGTGATCAGCACCTCGTTGTACTTCGTGGTGTTCGGCTCGGCCATCGGTTCGAGCATGACCCAGGTACAGGGCGTGAGCTACGGCGCCTTCATCATTCCCGGGCTGATCATGCTGGCGCTGCTGACCGAGAGCATTTCCAACGCCTCGTTCGGCATCTACATGCCCAAGTACTCGGGGAGCATCTACGAGATTCTTTCGGCGCCGGTGTCCTATCTGGAAATTTTGATCGGTTATGTCGGTGCGGCGGCGACCAAGTCGGTGATTCTCGGCATCATCATCCTGCTCACCGCAAGGCTATTCGTCGACTTCGAGATCCAGCATCCGCTGTGGATGGCGGCGTTCCTGGTGCTGACTGCGCTGACCTTCAGCCTGTTCGGCTTCATCATCGGCGTCTGGGCCGATGGCTGGGAGAAACTGCAGATCGTCCCGGCGTTGATCGTCACGCCGCTGACCTTCCTCGGCGGGGCCTTCTATTCCATCAGCATGCTGCCGCCGGCCTGGCAGACGGTGACCCTGTTCAACCCGGTGGTGTACCTGATCAGCGCCTTCCGCTGGAGCTTCTACGGCGTGTCCGACGTCAACGTCGGCGTCAGCCTGGCGATGGTGCTGGGCTTTCTGGCGCTATGCATTCTGCTGGTGGGGTGGATCTTCAAGACCGGCTACCGGCTCAAGAGCTGA